One Brachybacterium kimchii genomic window carries:
- a CDS encoding AAA family ATPase yields the protein MTQSPIRTADSSAPDGPGPTGRRRATGAADGTPGTDGPDGTGASDAPLSPATLEEIAATARDVVDEISTVVEGKADAASLAVMVLLAGGHVLVEDVPGTGKTMLAKSLAAALGADRHRIQFTPDLLPGDVTGASIFDQAAGRFEFRPGAVFTQVLLADEINRASPKTQSALLEAMEERQVSVDGQTYALPEPFMVVATANPVEMEGTYRLPEAQRDRFLAQMTMGYPVASAEARMLSAQAGPVPDGDRELVDSVRARTDPATIAAYVRAIRRVHAAPALVEYAVRLAAATREHPRSVLGASPRAGVHLLRAAKAHAAMGARGYVEPGDLRAVISPVWRHRLHLSPGALSRGATADDVLEDVLAQVPVA from the coding sequence ATGACACAGAGCCCGATCAGGACCGCGGACAGCTCCGCGCCCGACGGCCCCGGCCCCACGGGTCGCCGTCGAGCGACCGGCGCGGCCGACGGGACCCCCGGAACGGACGGGCCCGACGGGACCGGCGCGTCCGACGCCCCGCTCTCCCCGGCGACCCTCGAGGAGATCGCCGCCACCGCGCGCGACGTCGTCGACGAGATCTCGACGGTCGTCGAGGGCAAGGCCGACGCCGCGTCGCTCGCCGTGATGGTGCTGCTCGCCGGCGGCCACGTGCTCGTCGAGGACGTCCCCGGCACCGGCAAGACCATGCTCGCGAAGTCCCTGGCCGCGGCGCTCGGCGCCGACCGCCACCGCATCCAGTTCACGCCCGACCTGCTGCCCGGCGACGTCACCGGCGCGAGCATCTTCGACCAGGCCGCGGGCCGCTTCGAGTTCCGCCCGGGCGCCGTGTTCACGCAGGTCCTGCTGGCCGACGAGATCAACCGCGCCTCCCCGAAGACCCAGTCCGCGCTGCTCGAGGCGATGGAGGAGCGGCAGGTCAGCGTCGACGGCCAGACCTACGCCCTGCCCGAGCCGTTCATGGTGGTCGCGACCGCGAACCCCGTGGAGATGGAGGGCACCTATCGCCTGCCCGAGGCGCAGCGCGACCGCTTCCTCGCCCAGATGACCATGGGGTATCCGGTGGCCTCGGCCGAGGCGCGCATGCTCTCCGCCCAGGCCGGGCCCGTGCCCGACGGCGACCGCGAGCTCGTGGACTCCGTGCGCGCCCGCACCGATCCCGCGACGATCGCGGCGTACGTGCGCGCGATCCGTCGGGTCCACGCCGCGCCCGCGCTCGTCGAGTACGCGGTGCGCCTCGCGGCCGCGACCCGGGAGCATCCGCGCAGCGTGCTCGGCGCCTCGCCGCGCGCCGGCGTGCACCTGCTGCGCGCCGCGAAGGCCCACGCCGCGATGGGCGCCCGCGGCTACGTCGAGCCCGGCGACCTGCGCGCCGTGATCAGCCCCGTGTGGCGCCACCGCCTGCACCTCAGCCCCGGCGCGCTGTCCCGCGGCGCCACGGCCGACGACGTGCTCGAGGACGTGCTCGCGCAGGTCCCGGTGGCCTGA
- a CDS encoding DUF58 domain-containing protein gives MMAAATVGAAGAAGATGATAAVGTSGGVGAASARARRTRIRPTARGACLLVVAVLLWAGGEITGLAAGRLIGIALVLALLLSLAAVLLLRIGLGLSRRVLDEAVTAGAPARVDLRLLPSAFAARVPLGTGTVTAQLPAGLGGPGDLRLAPRMPHHVQVGGRGIHELGPCLIRLRDPFGLLQLGARVELGGRIVGLPVVEPVDDAGTSRIGIGRRDLESAGAAIGSGELGVIPRPYAPGDDMRRIHWRASARAGRLMTREEEPPRSEGAVIVLDTRLPRDAEGDEVGAERRDPVQDRILDHAASLLVSLASHGWETRVVDADGDEITRMAGRAGGASPLDAEAGAIGVRAALIDLAGVGFGDAQQEREKPVALDHASGRVDLAIALGPDHGDPFSALELDRFAARAPQRTAIAVRPAAAGDERVRSAHDGTWLRLDAPADARLTDVLEAGS, from the coding sequence ATGATGGCGGCCGCGACGGTCGGTGCGGCGGGTGCGGCAGGTGCGACCGGAGCGACGGCCGCGGTCGGGACCTCGGGCGGGGTCGGCGCGGCGAGCGCCCGCGCCCGGCGCACCCGGATCCGCCCGACGGCCCGCGGCGCCTGCCTGCTGGTGGTCGCCGTGCTCCTGTGGGCCGGCGGGGAGATCACCGGACTGGCCGCCGGCCGCCTGATCGGCATCGCCCTCGTGCTCGCGCTGCTGCTGTCCCTGGCCGCGGTGCTCCTGCTGCGCATCGGACTCGGGCTCTCGCGGCGCGTGCTCGACGAGGCCGTGACCGCGGGCGCTCCCGCCCGCGTGGACCTGCGCCTGCTGCCCTCCGCGTTCGCCGCCCGCGTGCCGCTGGGCACCGGGACCGTGACCGCGCAGCTGCCCGCGGGCCTCGGCGGGCCCGGCGACCTCCGGCTCGCCCCGCGCATGCCCCACCACGTGCAGGTCGGCGGGCGCGGCATCCACGAGCTCGGCCCCTGCCTGATCCGCCTGCGCGACCCCTTCGGCCTCCTGCAGCTCGGCGCGCGCGTGGAGCTGGGCGGCCGCATCGTCGGCCTGCCCGTCGTCGAGCCCGTCGACGATGCCGGCACCAGCCGGATCGGCATCGGGCGACGCGATCTCGAGAGCGCCGGCGCGGCGATCGGCAGCGGGGAGCTCGGCGTGATCCCGCGGCCCTACGCGCCGGGCGACGACATGCGCCGCATCCACTGGCGGGCGAGCGCCCGCGCGGGACGCCTGATGACCCGCGAGGAGGAGCCGCCCCGCAGCGAGGGCGCGGTGATCGTCCTGGACACGCGCCTGCCGCGCGACGCCGAGGGCGACGAGGTGGGCGCCGAGCGGCGCGACCCGGTGCAGGACAGGATCCTCGACCATGCCGCATCCCTGCTGGTCAGCCTCGCCTCCCACGGCTGGGAGACCCGCGTCGTGGACGCCGACGGCGACGAGATCACCCGCATGGCCGGACGCGCCGGCGGGGCCTCCCCGCTGGATGCGGAGGCCGGCGCGATCGGCGTGCGCGCCGCCCTCATCGACCTCGCGGGCGTGGGCTTCGGCGACGCCCAGCAGGAGAGGGAGAAGCCGGTCGCCCTCGACCACGCCTCCGGCCGGGTGGACCTCGCGATCGCGCTCGGCCCCGACCACGGCGACCCCTTCAGCGCCCTCGAGCTGGACCGCTTCGCGGCCCGCGCCCCGCAGCGCACCGCGATCGCCGTGCGCCCCGCCGCGGCCGGCGACGAGCGGGTGCGCAGCGCCCACGACGGCACCTGGTTGCGCCTGGACGCCCCGGCCGACGCCCGCCTCACCGACGTCCTCGAGGCCGGATCATGA